In one window of bacterium DNA:
- a CDS encoding flagellar hook-basal body protein — translation MMRSLFAGVSGMRNHQVRMDVIGNNIANVNTLGFKASRVTFEEALSQLVRGASRPGATGSASVGGRNPMQVGLGVNLGSIDRLFTQGNLENTGVTTDLAIQGDSLFVLSDGSRYYYTRAGNFQIDGSGRLVSATNGLTVQGRIAVDGVLTDQIGDIVLPIGQSAPARATSTVRLAGNLDAQAADGTTRETTITVYDSLGTTHELRVVFTKNGPAWDLSVFADGGTTAIGTGTVTFTADGRLDSPQSQSVSFDPGNGANTLNIDLVFGTPGGLDGLTGFGGAMTAVLREQDGYPAGELEGITIDRTGTITGSFSNGTVMTLAQIALADFSNPAGLYSDGGNMYTESPNSGAPVIGFAGESSPSTIASGTLEMSNVDLAQEFTNMIITQRGFQSNARVISSSDEMLQELVNLKR, via the coding sequence ATGATGCGCTCGCTGTTCGCCGGCGTTTCCGGCATGCGGAACCACCAGGTCCGAATGGATGTCATCGGCAACAACATCGCGAACGTGAACACCCTCGGCTTCAAGGCGAGCCGGGTCACGTTCGAGGAGGCGCTCTCGCAGCTCGTGCGGGGCGCGAGCCGGCCCGGCGCCACCGGATCCGCGTCGGTGGGTGGGAGGAACCCCATGCAGGTCGGCCTCGGCGTCAACCTCGGGAGCATCGACAGGCTGTTCACGCAGGGCAACCTGGAGAACACCGGCGTCACGACGGACCTGGCCATCCAGGGCGATTCGCTCTTCGTGCTCTCCGACGGGAGCCGGTACTACTACACGCGTGCGGGCAATTTCCAGATCGACGGGAGCGGCCGTCTCGTTTCGGCGACGAACGGGCTCACCGTGCAGGGCCGGATCGCTGTGGATGGCGTGCTGACGGACCAGATCGGCGACATCGTCCTGCCCATCGGCCAGAGCGCGCCTGCCAGGGCCACGAGCACCGTCCGCCTCGCCGGGAACCTGGATGCGCAGGCGGCCGACGGGACCACGCGCGAGACGACCATCACCGTGTACGACTCGCTGGGTACGACCCACGAGCTGCGCGTCGTGTTCACGAAGAACGGCCCTGCCTGGGACCTCAGCGTGTTCGCGGATGGCGGCACCACCGCGATCGGTACGGGCACGGTCACGTTCACGGCCGATGGGCGGCTCGATTCGCCGCAGTCGCAGAGCGTGAGCTTCGATCCCGGCAACGGCGCCAACACGCTGAACATCGACCTGGTGTTCGGCACGCCCGGCGGGCTGGATGGGCTCACGGGGTTCGGCGGCGCGATGACCGCGGTCCTGCGGGAGCAGGACGGCTATCCGGCCGGCGAGCTCGAGGGCATCACCATTGACCGGACGGGCACCATCACCGGTTCGTTCTCCAACGGTACGGTCATGACGCTGGCGCAGATCGCGCTGGCCGACTTCAGCAATCCGGCCGGCCTGTACAGCGACGGCGGCAACATGTACACGGAGTCACCCAATTCCGGCGCGCCGGTGATCGGGTTCGCGGGCGAGAGCAGCCCGTCCACGATCGCGTCCGGCACGCTCGAGATGTCGAACGTGGACCTCGCCCAGGAGTTCACCAACATGATCATCACGCAGCGGGGCTTCCAGTCCAACGCGCGGGTGATCTCGTCCAGCGACGAGATGCTGCAGGAGCTGGTGAACCTGAAGCGCTAG
- the fliN gene encoding flagellar motor switch protein FliN, with translation MSMKQSRDGSAKPTQPDLAELGSANGDREAASLSALYDLKLDVGIELGRTRMTVQEVLALGRGSVIQLDRMVGEPVDVYVGDRRFAEGEVVVIGEQFGVRITRITGPQTTEIVES, from the coding sequence ATGAGCATGAAGCAGAGCAGGGACGGATCGGCGAAGCCGACCCAGCCGGATCTCGCAGAGCTGGGCTCGGCCAACGGTGACCGGGAGGCGGCGTCTCTCTCGGCGCTCTACGACCTGAAGCTGGATGTCGGGATCGAGCTGGGGCGGACGCGGATGACGGTGCAGGAGGTGCTCGCGCTGGGGCGGGGCTCGGTGATCCAGCTCGACCGGATGGTGGGCGAGCCGGTGGACGTGTACGTCGGCGATCGCAGGTTCGCCGAGGGGGAGGTGGTGGTGATCGGCGAGCAGTTCGGCGTGCGGATCACGCGGATCACGGGGCCGCAAACGACGGAGATCGTCGAGTCGTGA